The following are encoded together in the Aciduricibacillus chroicocephali genome:
- a CDS encoding YwmB family TATA-box binding protein codes for MKKAIILAGIACFVLIGAAWSQKEQAVNEIDDMAMLANELDMGIEEWRMTFKESIPEKKLYSIIDNIERYAKVTKTKGKKADKYFAENVHKAEGYAESFIVIVPSNGEQIELTIELRGEHWDEKSAQKYINIKNRRLNEFFTDSVKSFACLVAANDGIMDAGEILTKLKDKLNIKELTEQEENIGNTVNKKIFYGYIPLWPASLTIAEQRMNMQAVITNNKGSGSKLVIGTPILLHEY; via the coding sequence ATGAAAAAAGCAATCATTTTAGCAGGGATTGCCTGCTTTGTACTTATAGGAGCTGCATGGTCACAAAAAGAGCAAGCTGTGAACGAAATAGACGATATGGCAATGCTTGCAAACGAACTGGATATGGGGATTGAAGAATGGAGAATGACATTCAAAGAAAGCATCCCCGAAAAAAAATTATATAGTATAATTGATAACATTGAGCGTTATGCGAAAGTTACTAAGACAAAAGGAAAAAAAGCAGACAAATATTTTGCTGAGAACGTACACAAAGCAGAAGGGTATGCCGAATCCTTTATTGTCATCGTTCCGTCGAATGGCGAACAAATTGAACTGACAATTGAATTGAGAGGTGAGCATTGGGACGAAAAGTCGGCCCAGAAATACATAAATATCAAAAATAGGCGATTAAATGAGTTTTTTACGGACAGTGTCAAGTCATTTGCTTGTCTGGTAGCCGCAAATGATGGTATTATGGATGCTGGAGAAATTTTAACCAAATTAAAAGACAAACTTAACATAAAAGAGTTGACAGAGCAGGAAGAAAACATTGGCAACACTGTGAATAAAAAAATATTTTATGGGTATATACCATTGTGGCCCGCAAGCTTGACAATAGCGGAACAACGAATGAATATGCAAGCGGTAATAACAAACAATAAAGGCAGCGGCTCCAAGCTCGTGATAGGCACACCTATCCTGCTGCATGAATACTAA
- a CDS encoding ABC transporter permease translates to MKFRYTLQRYLNMWTFLTAIIIMLILLPNLSILLNFFTEKAENWNHIREHILPELLKNTSILLVSVGFLTILFGTSLAWIVAAYQFPLRNFFRWALILPLSIPPYIAAYTFNGMLNYTGVVQVTLRNKFDIVLQPDRLDIMTMPGAIFIFTLFLYPYVYLVTRVFLHNQTATLVENARLLGSGAIGVFFRIVMPISRAAIVGGVTLVLLEVLNDYGVVQYFGIPTFTTAIFQTWYGLGDLNAAIKLSATLMFIVFGLLLLEKAMRGRRRYSYSVAKAKKLSPIRLRGLKAAIATLYCFIFFGIGFLIPFIQLIDWMVLTWEKIANPEFKSLVMNSVLVASVGAALITIFALIVVNFSRMHPSPVPRIAARTTLLGYSIPGTVIAVGTITVFLAIDQLLFSFYEMAGLEPKLLLSTSLMLLIAAYTIRFLAVGFNSVEAGFEESGNKYMEASRTLGAGVTETFFRVDFPIIKRAVGGGFILAFIEILKELPLTLVLRPFNFNTLSTKTFQYASDEQIHEASLPSLLIIAISAIAIYVTYNLLEKEK, encoded by the coding sequence ATGAAGTTTAGATACACATTACAACGTTATTTGAACATGTGGACTTTCTTGACTGCAATTATTATCATGCTCATCCTCTTGCCGAATCTCTCCATTTTACTTAATTTCTTTACTGAAAAGGCTGAGAATTGGAACCATATCCGAGAGCATATCTTGCCGGAGCTGTTGAAGAATACTAGCATACTGCTCGTTTCTGTCGGTTTTTTAACAATTCTCTTTGGGACAAGCCTTGCCTGGATTGTTGCAGCTTATCAGTTCCCGCTGCGCAATTTCTTCAGATGGGCGCTCATTCTGCCTCTCTCCATTCCGCCATATATCGCAGCTTATACGTTCAATGGCATGCTGAATTATACAGGTGTTGTTCAAGTGACATTGCGTAATAAATTTGATATTGTCTTGCAGCCGGACAGGCTTGATATTATGACAATGCCCGGTGCGATTTTTATTTTTACGTTGTTTTTATATCCGTATGTGTATCTTGTCACAAGGGTATTCTTACATAACCAGACTGCCACCCTTGTCGAAAATGCCCGTTTGCTTGGAAGCGGCGCGATTGGTGTGTTCTTTCGGATTGTTATGCCGATTTCACGAGCGGCAATTGTCGGAGGTGTCACCCTTGTCCTGTTGGAAGTGCTGAATGATTACGGAGTTGTCCAATATTTTGGGATTCCTACATTTACGACAGCAATTTTCCAGACTTGGTATGGTCTAGGCGATCTCAATGCGGCTATTAAGTTGTCAGCAACGCTCATGTTCATCGTTTTTGGGCTTTTATTATTGGAAAAAGCAATGCGCGGACGCAGACGTTACAGCTATTCGGTTGCCAAGGCTAAGAAGCTTTCGCCAATAAGACTAAGGGGCTTGAAAGCTGCAATCGCAACTTTGTACTGTTTCATCTTTTTTGGAATCGGTTTTCTAATTCCATTCATTCAGCTTATTGACTGGATGGTCCTTACATGGGAGAAAATTGCGAACCCTGAGTTCAAATCACTCGTTATGAATTCAGTTCTTGTCGCAAGTGTCGGTGCCGCGCTCATTACAATCTTTGCGTTGATTGTTGTGAATTTCTCAAGGATGCATCCTTCTCCAGTTCCTCGTATTGCAGCACGCACGACATTGCTTGGCTATTCCATACCTGGGACCGTCATTGCAGTAGGAACGATTACAGTGTTTCTAGCGATTGATCAGCTGTTGTTTTCATTTTACGAAATGGCAGGTCTAGAGCCGAAGCTGCTGCTTAGTACAAGTCTAATGCTCCTCATTGCAGCCTATACGATCCGCTTTCTCGCTGTTGGTTTCAATTCGGTTGAAGCCGGCTTTGAAGAGAGCGGCAATAAGTATATGGAAGCATCACGGACACTTGGTGCAGGCGTAACAGAGACATTTTTCAGAGTGGACTTTCCGATAATCAAAAGAGCAGTTGGCGGAGGATTTATCCTTGCTTTTATTGAGATACTAAAGGAACTGCCGCTAACACTTGTGCTCAGACCGTTCAATTTTAATACGCTGTCCACGAAGACTTTCCAATATGCAAGTGATGAGCAGATACACGAAGCTTCTTTGCCATCGCTTTTAATTATCGCGATCAGCGCGATCGCCATTTACGTAACTTACAATTTACTTGAGAAGGAGAAATGA
- a CDS encoding M23 family metallopeptidase produces the protein MREENNNTPKNKWSQMFKKKWFFPALYLAVAALLLTAVVWYQNADSQVPDAQNSKDASTNPHNEDAAPVMEQQEEIHMPVADEAQAEIVTKFYSYDADKKTQQDGIILFQNRYYQSTGTGISMPDGEPFDVVASLSGEVSEVKENPLLGNVVVMDHGNDITTYYASLGEVKVKEGDKLSQGELIGEAGKNLFMKDNGNHVHFELRKEKQQVNPEDFFNKPLSKLNEFEPAKAEEKAGDEGQKVKETKPEASKESSEEPAEEKSDETKLDEDVKQDEAK, from the coding sequence ATGAGAGAAGAAAATAACAATACTCCAAAAAACAAATGGAGTCAGATGTTTAAGAAGAAGTGGTTTTTCCCGGCGTTGTATCTTGCCGTTGCAGCATTGCTCCTGACAGCAGTTGTCTGGTATCAGAACGCTGACAGTCAGGTTCCGGACGCGCAGAACAGCAAGGATGCATCTACGAACCCTCATAATGAAGATGCGGCACCAGTAATGGAGCAGCAGGAAGAAATCCACATGCCAGTCGCTGATGAAGCACAGGCAGAGATTGTAACGAAATTCTACAGCTATGATGCAGATAAGAAGACACAGCAAGATGGTATCATCCTATTCCAAAATCGTTATTATCAAAGCACTGGTACAGGCATCAGCATGCCGGACGGCGAGCCGTTTGATGTAGTTGCATCACTTAGCGGAGAAGTTTCCGAAGTGAAGGAAAATCCGTTGCTTGGTAATGTAGTAGTCATGGATCATGGCAATGACATTACAACATACTATGCAAGCCTGGGCGAAGTGAAAGTTAAAGAAGGCGACAAGCTGAGCCAAGGAGAATTGATTGGTGAAGCAGGCAAGAACTTGTTCATGAAGGATAATGGCAACCATGTCCACTTTGAACTGCGCAAAGAGAAGCAGCAAGTGAACCCTGAAGACTTCTTCAATAAGCCGCTTTCAAAGCTTAATGAGTTCGAACCAGCGAAGGCTGAAGAAAAGGCTGGAGACGAAGGGCAGAAGGTAAAAGAAACGAAGCCTGAAGCATCTAAAGAGTCATCAGAAGAACCGGCAGAAGAAAAGTCTGATGAAACGAAGCTAGATGAAGATGTTAAACAAGATGAAGCAAAATAG
- a CDS encoding DUF1146 family protein, translating to MFSIGQTAIISMISHLFFIYITWRLMICINFDPLIRRGREKEAQVLILLVTIVVGTGVSRFFLDFLQWSRDLTYLF from the coding sequence ATGTTCTCAATCGGACAAACGGCGATAATCAGCATGATTTCGCATCTGTTTTTCATTTATATAACGTGGCGGCTCATGATCTGTATCAATTTCGACCCGCTTATCCGCAGAGGAAGGGAAAAAGAGGCTCAGGTACTGATCCTGCTTGTCACAATTGTAGTCGGCACAGGAGTGAGTCGCTTTTTCCTCGATTTCTTACAATGGTCGCGCGATCTTACTTATCTGTTCTAA
- a CDS encoding Fe(3+) ABC transporter substrate-binding protein: MNKKWILSILAIITLLALSACGGNNDDSASKDKDSTGIKKEESKELNLYTGRHYDTDQQLYDRFTKKTGIKVNVIAAKDDELIARLEREGKASEADVFVTADAGRLARAKDKGLLQSFKSKTLEQNVPDKYRDDDGAWYGLTKRARVIAYDKERVKPEDIKEYDVLATDKFKGKVLIRSSDNIYNQSLVASFIALNGKDEAKKWAEGIVANMARAPKGGDRDQAVAVAAGEGDVAVMNSYYFGQMLNSEEEEEKKAAEKLAIVFPNQDTTGTHVNISGAGIAAGSKNKENAIKFIEFLSEPEQQEQFSATNFEYPVNKDAKTSDLLKSWGDFKEQDIDLTQLGENNEEAIKIMNEVGWK, translated from the coding sequence TTGAATAAAAAGTGGATTCTAAGCATTTTAGCAATCATTACTCTATTGGCGCTTTCAGCATGTGGTGGGAACAATGACGATTCTGCCAGCAAAGATAAAGATAGTACCGGTATAAAAAAGGAAGAGTCAAAGGAACTTAACCTGTACACTGGAAGACATTATGATACAGATCAGCAACTATATGATCGCTTTACAAAGAAGACTGGCATTAAAGTAAATGTAATCGCTGCCAAAGATGATGAATTGATTGCTAGACTTGAGCGTGAAGGCAAGGCTTCAGAAGCTGATGTTTTCGTTACAGCTGATGCCGGACGACTTGCAAGAGCAAAAGATAAAGGTCTGCTTCAGTCTTTCAAATCTAAGACGCTTGAGCAAAACGTTCCTGATAAGTACCGTGATGATGACGGAGCATGGTACGGTCTTACTAAACGTGCTCGAGTAATCGCTTATGACAAAGAGCGTGTAAAACCTGAAGATATTAAGGAATATGATGTACTTGCTACAGACAAGTTCAAAGGCAAAGTGCTTATCCGTTCTTCTGACAACATCTATAACCAGTCACTCGTCGCTTCCTTCATCGCATTGAATGGAAAAGATGAAGCGAAGAAATGGGCAGAGGGCATCGTTGCTAACATGGCTCGCGCTCCGAAAGGCGGAGACCGCGATCAGGCTGTAGCAGTAGCTGCAGGCGAGGGGGATGTTGCGGTTATGAACTCCTACTACTTCGGTCAAATGCTTAACTCTGAAGAAGAAGAAGAGAAAAAAGCAGCTGAGAAGCTTGCCATCGTCTTCCCGAACCAAGATACAACAGGTACACATGTGAATATAAGTGGTGCTGGTATTGCGGCTGGAAGCAAGAATAAAGAGAATGCAATCAAGTTCATTGAGTTCTTGTCTGAGCCTGAGCAGCAAGAGCAATTCTCTGCAACAAACTTTGAATACCCGGTCAATAAAGATGCAAAAACATCTGACCTATTGAAGTCATGGGGAGACTTTAAAGAGCAAGACATCGATTTGACACAATTAGGCGAGAACAATGAAGAAGCAATTAAAATAATGAACGAAGTCGGCTGGAAATAA
- the murA gene encoding UDP-N-acetylglucosamine 1-carboxyvinyltransferase gives MDKIIVRGGRQLNGTVKVEGAKNAVLPIIAASILASEGKSVLTDVPELADVYTINEVLRNMDAEVEFADNTCVIDASGQLKTEAPFEYVRKMRASVLVLGPLLARYGHANVAMPGGCAIGTRPIDLHLKGFEAMGAKVHVGNGFVELESEGRLKGAKIYLDVPSVGATENILMAAALAEGQTVMENCAKEPEIVDLANFLNKMGAKVVGAGTETIRIDGVEKLHGAEHAIIPDRIEAGTFMVAAAITGGNIFIENAIAEHSRSVISKLEEMNVKVQNENGGLRITAPEPLKAVDIKTLPHPGFPTDMQSQMMALMLCSKGTSVITETVFENRFMHVEEFRRMNAKTRIEGRSVIIEGPSDLQGAEVAATDLRAAAALILAGLVADGVTRVTELKHLDRGYVDFAGKLASLGADIERISENEEEVEGKPGIDVGFNIAPELS, from the coding sequence ATGGATAAAATCATTGTAAGAGGCGGGCGGCAACTGAACGGCACTGTCAAAGTGGAAGGGGCAAAGAATGCTGTGCTCCCGATCATTGCTGCAAGCATCCTCGCTAGCGAGGGAAAGAGTGTACTGACTGATGTGCCTGAACTGGCTGATGTGTACACAATCAATGAAGTTTTGCGCAATATGGACGCTGAGGTGGAATTTGCCGACAATACTTGTGTCATTGATGCCTCTGGTCAACTAAAAACAGAAGCACCATTCGAATATGTACGCAAGATGCGTGCATCCGTACTCGTCCTGGGTCCACTATTGGCGCGCTATGGCCATGCGAATGTGGCCATGCCTGGTGGCTGTGCAATCGGCACAAGACCGATTGACCTTCATTTGAAAGGTTTCGAAGCAATGGGTGCAAAAGTCCATGTCGGCAACGGATTTGTTGAACTGGAATCAGAAGGCCGTCTGAAAGGCGCCAAGATCTATCTTGATGTGCCGAGTGTCGGAGCTACGGAGAACATCCTTATGGCAGCTGCACTTGCAGAAGGCCAAACAGTTATGGAAAACTGTGCAAAAGAACCGGAAATCGTCGATCTTGCAAACTTCCTGAATAAAATGGGAGCAAAAGTTGTCGGTGCCGGTACAGAAACAATCCGCATTGATGGTGTGGAGAAGCTTCATGGTGCTGAACATGCGATCATTCCTGACCGTATCGAAGCAGGCACATTCATGGTTGCTGCAGCGATTACTGGCGGTAATATTTTCATCGAGAATGCGATTGCGGAACATTCACGTTCTGTCATTTCCAAGCTTGAAGAAATGAATGTAAAAGTTCAAAACGAAAATGGCGGTCTTCGTATCACTGCTCCTGAACCATTGAAAGCAGTTGATATCAAAACATTGCCGCATCCTGGCTTCCCGACAGATATGCAGTCTCAGATGATGGCTCTTATGCTTTGTTCAAAAGGAACGAGCGTCATTACTGAAACTGTATTCGAGAATCGTTTCATGCATGTGGAAGAATTCCGTCGCATGAATGCGAAGACACGTATCGAAGGCAGAAGTGTAATCATCGAAGGTCCATCTGATTTGCAAGGTGCTGAAGTTGCAGCAACAGACTTGCGTGCAGCAGCAGCTCTAATTCTTGCGGGACTTGTAGCTGATGGGGTAACACGTGTTACAGAACTGAAGCATCTAGACCGTGGATATGTGGACTTTGCGGGTAAATTGGCAAGCCTTGGTGCTGATATTGAACGTATCAGTGAGAATGAGGAAGAAGTTGAAGGAAAACCTGGTATTGATGTGGGTTTTAACATTGCTCCTGAACTTTCCTAA
- a CDS encoding S66 peptidase family protein encodes MLAERLKPGDHVGVVALAGPPCPEELERGICLLKSLGLQVETGRHIYEVAGYLAGTDDARLADFHTMVADPRIRAVFFARGGYGSGRIAPLIDYRLIRKHPKIYWGYSDMTYLLSAIRQLSGLAVFHGPMIASDLGRSEHPLEVLTSFHQLFVPRPTVIEHSEGNPLYILAGGEAEGELVGGNLSVIASMLGTPFELDTTNKIILLEDVNEPPYKIDSMLQQMTYAGKFAEAAGVVLGDFANAEPTGSGPSFTAEEVFNEYFGCLPIPVMKGVPIGHCEPNQPVPLGVKAILSASRRKLEIAPGVC; translated from the coding sequence ATGCTGGCGGAACGGTTAAAACCAGGGGATCATGTTGGCGTCGTTGCATTAGCGGGCCCGCCATGTCCAGAAGAACTGGAAAGGGGCATTTGCCTGCTTAAATCTCTTGGACTGCAAGTGGAAACGGGGCGTCATATATATGAAGTGGCCGGGTATCTTGCTGGGACTGATGATGCGAGACTCGCAGACTTTCATACGATGGTCGCAGATCCTAGAATCCGTGCCGTATTCTTCGCCCGTGGTGGTTATGGAAGCGGACGTATCGCTCCACTTATCGACTACCGTCTCATCCGAAAGCATCCAAAAATCTATTGGGGCTATAGTGACATGACTTACTTGCTGTCAGCTATTCGCCAGCTTTCTGGTCTTGCCGTTTTCCATGGTCCGATGATTGCCTCTGACCTCGGCAGGAGTGAACACCCACTTGAAGTACTCACGAGCTTCCATCAGTTATTCGTACCAAGACCGACAGTTATCGAACATTCAGAAGGCAACCCTCTATACATACTTGCAGGTGGCGAGGCTGAAGGTGAACTTGTCGGCGGTAACTTAAGTGTAATTGCCAGCATGCTCGGTACCCCTTTTGAACTGGACACAACGAATAAAATCATTCTCCTTGAAGACGTTAATGAACCGCCATATAAAATAGACAGTATGCTGCAACAGATGACGTACGCTGGCAAATTCGCCGAAGCTGCAGGGGTTGTCCTTGGTGATTTCGCCAATGCGGAACCGACTGGATCTGGACCCTCTTTTACAGCTGAGGAAGTATTCAATGAGTACTTTGGATGTTTGCCCATCCCAGTCATGAAAGGCGTGCCAATCGGCCATTGTGAACCGAACCAGCCTGTGCCACTCGGAGTGAAAGCAATTCTTTCAGCATCAAGGCGCAAGCTGGAGATTGCTCCGGGAGTCTGCTGA
- the spoIID gene encoding stage II sporulation protein D yields the protein MKHSSQHYKQRLKEAKRKAQLKNEALQKMRNRNSPKLGATGTARKKKLRNSGLIAAGMLLVILLIPTLVVVPFSFGDASVGNLEAGLKKQQKETGKSEVKEPESAFSVAVMRTASEQVENVPLETYVTRVVASEMPADFEMEALKAQSLAARTYIVNHLLSNSNKGGAQVTDTVQHQVYKNDTELRKVWGSEYDNKMKKLKKAVASTAGQILTYHKEPITPSFFSTSNGYTENSEDYWGQKLPYLRSVKSPWDQKSPKFQDQQVFTRTQVGNALGIDLSGGTAAAFEVTRTESGRVAEVKLGSSKFSGKKIRELLGLPSSDFKIEQKNDHFIFKTKGYGHGVGMSQYGANGMAKEGKDYKQIVKHYYQGIEIRPVEEAATKLVSR from the coding sequence TTGAAGCACTCGTCACAGCATTATAAACAGAGACTGAAAGAAGCGAAGCGCAAAGCACAGCTCAAAAATGAGGCATTGCAGAAAATGCGCAATCGCAACAGCCCGAAGCTGGGCGCAACAGGCACTGCACGCAAGAAGAAGCTGCGGAACTCAGGTCTGATTGCAGCTGGAATGCTGCTCGTCATATTGTTAATTCCGACACTCGTTGTCGTTCCTTTTTCTTTTGGTGATGCATCGGTAGGAAACTTGGAAGCTGGTTTGAAGAAGCAACAGAAAGAGACTGGGAAAAGCGAAGTGAAAGAGCCGGAATCCGCTTTTTCTGTTGCAGTTATGAGAACGGCTTCAGAGCAAGTGGAAAATGTGCCACTGGAAACGTATGTAACACGTGTAGTCGCCTCTGAAATGCCGGCAGACTTCGAAATGGAAGCGTTGAAAGCACAATCGCTTGCGGCCAGAACGTACATCGTCAACCATTTACTTTCAAACAGTAATAAAGGTGGCGCCCAAGTGACAGATACAGTACAGCATCAAGTTTATAAAAATGATACTGAATTGAGAAAAGTATGGGGCAGTGAGTACGACAATAAGATGAAAAAGCTAAAGAAAGCAGTCGCATCTACTGCTGGTCAAATTCTTACTTATCATAAAGAGCCGATTACGCCTTCATTCTTCTCCACAAGCAATGGATACACGGAGAATTCGGAAGACTATTGGGGACAGAAACTTCCTTATTTGCGTAGTGTGAAAAGTCCTTGGGATCAGAAGTCGCCGAAGTTCCAAGATCAGCAAGTGTTCACCCGCACTCAAGTCGGCAATGCACTTGGCATCGACCTTTCTGGAGGTACGGCAGCAGCATTTGAAGTGACACGTACTGAGAGCGGTCGTGTAGCAGAAGTGAAACTGGGCAGCAGCAAGTTTTCCGGAAAGAAGATCCGGGAGCTGCTTGGATTGCCTTCGAGTGATTTCAAAATTGAACAGAAGAACGATCATTTTATTTTCAAGACAAAGGGCTACGGACATGGTGTCGGTATGAGCCAGTACGGAGCTAATGGAATGGCTAAAGAAGGTAAAGATTATAAGCAGATTGTGAAGCATTACTATCAAGGTATCGAGATTCGTCCGGTTGAAGAAGCTGCAACGAAACTCGTATCAAGATAA